The following DNA comes from Acipenser ruthenus chromosome 58, fAciRut3.2 maternal haplotype, whole genome shotgun sequence.
tgtgtgtgtgtaagagagagagagtctgtgtgtgtgtgtgtgtgagggagagagtctgtgtgtgtgtgtgtgtgtgtaagagagagagagtctgtgtgtgtgtgtgtgtgagggagagagtctgtgtgtgtgtgtgtgtgtgtgtgagggagagagtctgtgtgtgtgtgtgtgtgtgtgtgtgtgtgagggagagagagtctgtctgtgtgtgtgtgtgtgtgtgtgtgagggagagagagtctgtctgtgtgtgtgtctgtggtgaaTCAATTTCACATCAAATTAACTATAACAGTAAACCCCAATATAAACAATATTCAATGTATTAATGATGGCTGATCATTTTTAAACGTCCTATATTTACACGTGTCTGGCTTATCTACGTCTTATCTATGAAGTCAGTTTGATGTAATAGTAACATTATATATCATTTATCACAGATTTATAGGGGAGACCGGGGATGGGtgtcacactttttactcttcattattttcctcaatctggtgacattctgcgaggttctgttcctcgttatattgaagaataactcttcatattcaaactgatgttttttttttttttatttcagcataactttattccaaatatgatatttagaccggtcacctgtgacaacctgccccatactGTATGTTCTTGCAtttacagtagacaataatgcaacattttctttttttaaaaaaaataatataaagttTCTACAGTGTACAGTAAGAGAAAAAGTTGTAATgtttactttttatgtgaacataaaaaaatgtagacctatatatatttgaaaatgaattcaaaataatagcacagcctccacagaacaagacagacatttatttttttttacattgggtatgaaaaataatgaaatatgtGCTCACCTTTATGTTAGATGGAATTGACCTCAGATTACAAGATAGGTGAGTTCCAGACAACCGAACGCACATTTCAGCGTTAGCATCACCTGGCCGCGTCATCAAGAGTGGTTGAGTGATTTTTTGCAGCCAATAATACGTGACGATTGTCGCTTCAGGAAATGTAAACGCTTGCTTTGTTTATACTGTGAAGaggtttttgattttttttaaaaattttctTTGCTGTTTAACGCATTATGGCGGATTGAAACGTTTtcaatgatttatgtattttctgGTCGTTGTTACCTGCATTGAGTTTGGAAACAGAGAGtcccttttctgttttatttaagaacTCAGACAGAGAGCAGCGTTAAAATTACTCATCGCAAAAGTAAAACGagcctgtttttttgttgtttttttctttatcacaCTAGAAGTGctgattttatataaatgttaatTATCCGGTAAATAAGTTAAAGTCAAAGCGGATTCCGCTACTcgagtctcaagctaacagtcagtgaagatggacgtcagtgtctccgtgtcgttctttcaagacgagctcgcctctaccatcgagcacgcagtgaaagcggctgtagacaccgtcttgtgccaaatcacaaaagttgtcggcggcaaattcactgaattccgaatggaaatggctggaaaggagaaagagaatgaaagtctgaagctgagattggaaatatcagagagcgagttgaaagcagtgcgggaatgcatgaacgctgcagatgcagacattaaacaacctctcagaaacatgaaccccgactgcaatgaacaagactttcagaggaacgagaaccagggattatttcaaggtaagattgatctTTTTGATGGTGTTGGTTGTTTATTCCAACTCTTTAAATAACCTCTTAGTCAATTTTATTAGTGAGGTCTTTGTTAAATTTTTCTGTTAAGGCACTTTTAACGCGCTATTATGAGTCCCGTTAATAACTCAACTCCACTGTCATAATATTATTTATAGCAGTCTAATTAATGCTCCAGACTATAAGAAAGTACTGGTCTGTGTTTGTAACTCCCACCTAGTGTAGTTAAGATTTAAATGGGGTTTCTGCAAACTGAAAGTACTAGTTTATATTGGGAAACCATGATCAGTCTAATTAAGAGACTTCAGTGGCCATCCTTCTGGTTGTGGCTAGCAAATTAAACAAACTGATAGTTCCATTCAGACTTATTGAGGGTTAGGATAATGATTTGTGAcctttgatattattattattatttatttcttagcagacgcccttatccagggtaacttacaattgttacaagatattatattattattattattattattattattattattattattttacatacaattccccatttatacagttgggtttttactggagcaatctaggtaaagtaccttgctcaagggtacaacagcagtgtcctccacctgggattgaacccacgacccctccggtcaagagtccagagccctgaccactactccacactgctgcccctatcaTCACTGCTGATATCAATGTATAGCAGCAAGTTAAGTTTTCATGTTTGATTAAACTGTTTGCCACAACTATATTTAGACACAACACAGTGCaacaatacttttatttttcaacGAAGCaatctcattatttatttatttatttatttagttagttagttataaGCAAACGCCCTTACCCAGATGCTGAGCGACATACAGTTGCATGCAAAAAACacagtaagatttgatatcggggcagttcaagagcagataagtgttcatagttacatcagggttagatacaagtgcaggtgaaatacaagatactacagaccTCCAGACAAAACCACTGACTTGAACTGTCAGCTCTTTACCTGTTTGTTTGGTATTCTGGGACTACATTTTTCCTCCTACTATTTTATCACAGTATTTAAGACATGGGGTACAGACCTAGTCCTGCTGGATTAggttttgttacattattttcaAAGAGACTTTTAATTTGAATTTTAGATGCATACCCTGAAAAAGCGTCAtccatttagatattttaaaatattttttgtaatgaaaaGTGTAAGGGTCCAGTTGTTttagaaaatgcttttaaaattccaGTCTAACACATACAAATAATTGAGAGGTTTACTTTGATACAATCCCTGAGTCAAGGCAAATAACACACAAGGTTGATAGgagttgtaataaatattttatttgataaCACAACAATATAAAGCATGGAAATGTGGGTGGGGTGAAATGTTCTTTTATTGATTTCAAAAATTAATTTCAGCTTCAGTTTGAGGCATTGATACACCCCTCTACCACAGATACTTTAGAAGCAAAATTGGATCCAGCCTCATTCCCAGCTCAGGGTAAtgtcactgtttaaaaataaatatatacaataaaaaaaaaaacacctcctcATGCATTGTTTCAGCGTAATGACCCAAAGACATCTCTCAATAGAAttgacaaggggctggctttgtagaggaatCTGGCTGATAAGTAagagttataattttgtacaattttctttcatacagatcccaaagagagccatgctgtccctaaatctgaagcacaggaggggccaaggatagaagcagcttacacacaagaggagtcctttgaccaggagtggcgtgcaagtctaaagcaggttacagagctgacatttgttaaagatgaagaggtctcTCAACTGGAATGGCTTCCtgttaaagaggaattcatagaacaggaatgtgtccccatcgcagaggaagttcctactgaaaataatttCTGTACACTTGAGGTGAACAACcagctgggatccagcctgtgtgatgattgtccacctgaaggtgaactgggatttagaggtaattatacaaaacaagaaacactgaGCTGCCATTAATCTTGCAGAAACTGGTTACTGAACTCTCGAACAGCTGGTTCACAACCgttttgatgtttgtttttttttcctcaccagccacttgccacacattttttcacaacagcattttgaaactaattgtTTTGTAGAAAGTAAACTATTTATCTAACGTTCCtgacttaatgagattcctggggcTTGAATCTTCCCTGCTAGGTCATCAAGGAACGTTGTCATTTTACACATtaaaagttgctgatggcaaagttcctgttttgttttgttgtttttttttttattttatttttgtcaattCTGAATGCTTTGCAGATAAATGTCGCCCTCAGATCCAGTTAATGTAAATACCAGCGCTGGCCACTGCAACCGTTAC
Coding sequences within:
- the LOC131725000 gene encoding zinc finger protein 391-like; protein product: MDVSVSVSFFQDELASTIEHAVKAAVDTVLCQITKVVGGKFTEFRMEMAGKEKENESLKLRLEISESELKAVRECMNAADADIKQPLRNMNPDCNEQDFQRNENQGLFQDPKESHAVPKSEAQEGPRIEAAYTQEESFDQEWRASLKQVTELTFVKDEEVSQLEWLPVKEEFIEQECVPIAEEVPTENNFCTLEVNNQLGSSLCDDCPPEGELGFRATKWSHTGGATFPCGDCGKRFSHLSDIKIHQCVHTRVKSYLCSECGKNFTRVGSLKRHQRIHTGEKPHHCIECGRRFSYLSNLKRHQRIHTGEKPHHCTECEKRFSCLSDLKRHQRSHTGEKPFYCTECGMSFTRLESLQSHQRIHTGEKPYHCSECRKRFTYLNSLKIHQRTHKERNLLNAVNV